A genomic region of Aspergillus oryzae RIB40 DNA, chromosome 1 contains the following coding sequences:
- a CDS encoding phosphotransferase family protein (predicted aminoglycoside phosphotransferase), whose protein sequence is MAGAVRQPIDIPSLERYLNQNVPEIQTPLDVKQFSFGQSNPTYLLTGTDGRQYVLRKKPPGKLLSKTAHKVEREYKVIHALEQTDVPVPKAYCLCVDSNVIGTPFYIMEFLDGRLFTDPAMPGVSAEERNALWKAAVQTLAKFHRVDPKSVGLETFGKPSGYYDRQISTFSTVSKAQAQAVDVETKEPVGELPHFMETVRFFSNKSTQPKDRGTLVHGDYKIDNMIFHKTEPRVIGILDWEMATVGHPLSDFCNLTSPYYLDGTDHTTDQFQPGRIPGLPRREDCVRWYREVGGWDPTPDLPWGDAFFAWRLSIILQGVKARYALRQASSAQAHEHAKKTTPFALAAWERVKAVQNTMRQKGKL, encoded by the exons ATGGCTGGAGCGGTGCGCCAACCAATTGATATCCCGTCCCTGGAGCGGTATCTTAATCAGAATGTCCCTGAGATCCAGACACCATTAGATGTGAAACAG TTCTCCTTCGGACAGTCCAATCCAACTTATCTGCTGACCGGCACCGATGGAAGGCAGTACGTCCTGCGCAAAAAGCCCCCGGGCAAGCTCCTGTCCAAGACCGCGCACAAGGTCGAACGCGAATATAAGGTCATCCACGCACTAGAGCAGACGGACGTCCCGGTACCAAAGGCGTACTGTCTCTGTGTGGATAGCAATGTGATTGGGACCCCGTTCTATATCATGGAGTTCTTGGATGGTCGGCTATTTACCGATCCTGCCATGCCGGGAGTCAGTGCTGAGGAGAGAAACGCATT GTGGAAGGCAGCGGTGCAGACCCTGGCAAAATTCCATCGAGTCGATCCCAAGTCAGTTGGTCTGGAAACTTTCGGAAAGCCGTCGGGGTACTATGATCGGCAGATCTCCACCTTCTCAACGGTGTCCAAAGCGCAGGCTCAGGCGGTCGACGTTGAGACCAAGGAGCCAGTGGGGGAACTTCCGCACTTTATGGAGACggtgcgcttcttctcgaacAAGTCTACTCAGCCGAAGGATCGCGGCACGCTAGTCCATGGCGATTACAAGATCGACAATATGATTTTCCATAAGACTGAACCCCGCGTCATCGGTATCCTGGACTGGGAGATGGCTACGGTGGGGCATCCACTATCCGACTTCTGCAACCTCACGAGTCCGTACTATCTGGATGGCACCGACCACACGACCGACCAGTTCCAACCTGGCCGGATACCTGGATTGCCCAGGCGTGAGGACTGCGTGCGGTGGTATCGCGAAGTGGGGGGATGGGACCCAACCCCGGACCTCCCCTGGGGAGACGCCTTCTTTGCCTGGAGGCTCTCGATTATCCTTCAAGGAGTCAAGGCTCGGTATGCATTGAGGCAAGCCAGCAGTGCCCAAGCGCACGAGCATGCGAAGAAGACCACCCCGTTCGCGTTGGCCGCCTGGGAACGGGTCAAGGCCGTCCAGAACACAATGCGTCAAAAAGGCAAACTGTAG